From a single Deltaproteobacteria bacterium genomic region:
- a CDS encoding ATP-grasp domain-containing protein: MQPRREIRKVLVANRGEIALRIIRTVKELGLTAVAVYERPDNESVFIRFADDAILIGNGPRKDYLDIERMIWAARKTGADAIHPGYGFLAENPDFSQACSEAGLIFIGPPPEVIRNLGNKIIARQIMEKAGIPSIPGTDNLAKGEEGIAEAVAFGERVGYPLMLKASSGGGGRGIRKIGSRDELVTQVPQARAEARSAFNDDNVYVEKYIQRPRHVEVQILADSQGNVIHLGTRDCSIQRRHQKLIEIAPADLPMDVLQSIHKTAVEAAASAGYLNAGTVEFLVDSVTNEFWFMEMNTRLQVEHTVTEMLTGVDIVREQIRIAEGHRLEIPEVRFHLLGKAIQVRINAEDPKNNFMPEGGKRVEVYQSPGGPGIRLDGMAYQGYKIPTEYDSLLVKMTIRGHNWEQAVQRLKRALNDFLIVGPKTTIPFYLNICEDADFQKGTFDTSYLETHSNVFDYPEKEREVARIARLVAEIHAKKTNTYAY; the protein is encoded by the coding sequence ATGCAGCCAAGAAGGGAGATACGGAAGGTTCTGGTGGCGAACAGGGGTGAAATAGCCCTCAGGATCATCAGGACCGTCAAGGAACTCGGTCTCACTGCTGTTGCAGTCTATGAGCGGCCCGACAACGAGTCGGTCTTTATCAGATTCGCCGATGACGCGATACTTATCGGGAACGGACCGCGAAAGGATTACCTTGATATAGAGCGAATGATATGGGCCGCCCGGAAAACGGGGGCGGATGCGATCCATCCCGGGTACGGGTTCCTTGCGGAGAATCCGGATTTTTCCCAGGCATGCAGTGAGGCGGGGCTGATTTTCATCGGACCGCCGCCTGAGGTCATCCGAAACCTGGGGAACAAGATCATTGCCCGCCAGATCATGGAAAAAGCGGGTATTCCCTCCATTCCGGGAACCGACAACCTTGCAAAGGGTGAAGAGGGGATCGCGGAAGCTGTGGCCTTCGGTGAGCGGGTTGGATACCCCCTCATGTTGAAGGCGTCATCGGGAGGCGGCGGCAGGGGGATCAGAAAGATCGGCAGCAGGGACGAACTCGTTACCCAGGTGCCGCAGGCGCGGGCGGAGGCGCGGTCGGCCTTCAACGATGATAATGTCTATGTGGAAAAATACATACAGCGGCCGCGTCACGTCGAGGTCCAGATACTGGCGGACTCACAGGGGAATGTCATACATCTGGGAACCAGGGATTGTTCGATCCAGCGCCGCCATCAGAAGTTGATAGAAATCGCGCCGGCGGACCTCCCCATGGATGTTCTGCAATCCATCCATAAAACGGCCGTAGAAGCCGCGGCTTCCGCCGGATATCTCAATGCCGGGACTGTGGAATTCCTGGTCGATTCCGTGACGAATGAATTCTGGTTCATGGAGATGAATACGCGGCTCCAGGTGGAGCATACCGTCACGGAAATGCTTACCGGCGTGGATATCGTGCGGGAACAGATACGGATAGCGGAAGGACATCGGCTTGAGATACCCGAAGTCCGGTTCCACCTGCTGGGAAAGGCCATCCAGGTCAGGATCAACGCCGAAGACCCCAAAAATAATTTCATGCCTGAGGGAGGGAAGCGGGTCGAGGTCTACCAGTCTCCGGGGGGTCCCGGTATCAGGCTTGACGGTATGGCATACCAGGGATACAAGATACCGACCGAGTATGACTCGCTGCTCGTTAAAATGACCATCCGTGGGCATAACTGGGAGCAGGCGGTTCAGCGCCTGAAGCGTGCCCTCAATGATTTTCTTATCGTGGGTCCGAAAACAACGATTCCCTTCTATCTCAACATCTGCGAAGACGCGGATTTCCAGAAGGGAACCTTTGATACCTCCTATCTGGAAACCCACAGCAACGTTTTTGATTATCCGGAAAAGGAGCGGGAGGTTGCCAGGATCGCCCGCCTCGTAGCAGAGATCCACGCGAAGAAGACGAACACTTACGCTTACTGA
- a CDS encoding peptidoglycan DD-metalloendopeptidase family protein → MTYSKHIFILAVALLILFAASCSVRPRGVYHTVQPEETLWRIAQAYNCDVDELARANNLKDKNRIEAGQVIFVPGADTVRVTTRGTSVKEPSPGTSPGKSTVTTTPKATTPPKEEPKAAAAIQPPPATKKYTRARFIWPVNGDVVSTFGPQQNGMRHTGIKIEASEKTPVRASAGGIIIHSGPIKYFGETVIIKHDNNYTTVYANLFDRKVQVGDAVTQGALIALLGRDEKTGKECLHFEIRYKNVAKNPLSYLPKR, encoded by the coding sequence ATGACATATTCAAAACACATATTCATCCTGGCGGTCGCCTTACTGATCCTGTTCGCTGCGTCCTGTTCGGTCCGCCCCCGGGGCGTGTATCACACGGTGCAGCCCGAGGAAACGCTCTGGCGCATCGCCCAGGCCTATAATTGCGATGTCGACGAGCTCGCGCGGGCAAACAACCTGAAAGACAAGAACCGCATCGAGGCGGGCCAGGTTATCTTTGTTCCCGGAGCCGACACGGTCCGCGTGACCACCCGGGGCACTTCCGTAAAAGAACCTTCCCCGGGGACCTCGCCCGGTAAAAGCACCGTAACAACAACGCCGAAAGCGACAACGCCGCCGAAGGAGGAACCGAAAGCAGCCGCCGCGATCCAACCGCCGCCGGCGACGAAAAAATACACCCGCGCACGCTTTATCTGGCCGGTTAACGGTGACGTGGTCTCCACCTTCGGTCCCCAACAGAACGGTATGCGCCATACGGGTATAAAGATCGAGGCGTCAGAGAAAACTCCCGTGAGGGCATCGGCGGGAGGGATCATCATACACTCGGGACCGATCAAGTATTTCGGGGAAACCGTGATCATCAAGCATGACAACAATTACACGACGGTCTACGCCAATCTTTTCGACAGGAAGGTGCAGGTCGGAGATGCCGTCACCCAGGGCGCCCTGATAGCGCTTCTGGGGCGGGACGAAAAAACGGGCAAGGAATGCCTGCATTTTGAGATACGATATAAGAACGTCGCGAAAAACCCGCTTTCCTATCTCCCAAAACGATGA
- a CDS encoding radical SAM protein has protein sequence MNVSFEQGPIRPPSEAKSLLIRVTRNCPWNKCAFCRCYRGTKFEIRSIEDVKEDIRCARRIADDIRSLSWKMGEGGSVSRAVVAGIFANEALFNDSYRSIAAWLYFGGESVFLQDANSLVVKTDDLAQVISFIKEAFPSVTRITSYCRSKTAARKSREEFETLRDAGLSRVHIGMETGYDPLLAFIRKGVTAAEHVAGGRNVVEAGISLSEYIMPGLGGERWSREHAVETARVMNEINPDFIRLRSVQAIPGTELYRMMDEGQFIPLSDDDMVREIRLFIENLDGIESTVVSDHILNLLEELEGKLPEDRERLLGIIDRYCDMPEEKRRVYQLGRRRGIYRRLDDLDERRTYDALKDIVDRYRNTEPDAFERDLKAIMYNYI, from the coding sequence ATGAACGTTTCATTTGAACAGGGGCCCATCAGACCGCCCAGTGAGGCGAAAAGCCTCCTGATCCGCGTGACGAGGAACTGTCCCTGGAATAAATGTGCCTTCTGCCGCTGTTACCGGGGAACGAAGTTCGAAATACGGTCCATCGAGGATGTGAAGGAAGATATCAGATGCGCCCGGCGGATCGCCGATGATATCAGGTCCCTGTCGTGGAAGATGGGTGAAGGCGGGTCGGTTTCTCGGGCCGTCGTGGCCGGGATATTCGCGAACGAGGCCCTCTTCAATGACAGCTACCGCAGCATTGCCGCGTGGCTCTATTTCGGCGGGGAATCGGTCTTTCTTCAGGATGCCAACTCGCTGGTAGTAAAGACCGATGACCTGGCGCAGGTGATCTCCTTCATCAAGGAAGCCTTCCCGTCAGTAACCCGGATCACTTCATACTGCCGCTCAAAAACGGCGGCCCGGAAAAGCCGTGAAGAATTCGAGACGCTCCGTGACGCGGGACTTTCCCGGGTGCACATCGGTATGGAAACCGGTTACGACCCGTTGCTTGCCTTCATTCGCAAGGGTGTGACGGCGGCCGAGCATGTGGCCGGCGGACGTAACGTGGTGGAAGCGGGCATATCCCTGTCCGAGTACATTATGCCGGGCCTTGGAGGAGAACGCTGGTCGCGCGAGCACGCCGTCGAAACGGCGCGGGTCATGAATGAGATAAACCCCGATTTCATCCGCCTCCGGTCGGTCCAGGCGATCCCCGGAACGGAGCTGTACCGCATGATGGATGAAGGGCAGTTCATTCCGCTCAGTGATGATGATATGGTTCGCGAGATACGCCTCTTCATTGAAAACCTTGATGGCATTGAAAGCACCGTCGTCAGCGATCATATCCTGAACCTTCTGGAGGAGTTGGAGGGGAAGCTTCCGGAGGACCGTGAAAGGCTTCTGGGGATCATTGACCGTTACTGCGACATGCCGGAAGAAAAGCGACGGGTTTACCAGCTTGGACGACGGCGTGGAATATACCGCCGACTCGACGACCTGGATGAGCGCCGCACTTACGATGCCCTCAAGGACATTGTCGACCGTTACAGGAACACGGAGCCCGATGCCTTCGAGAGAGACCTGAAGGCGATCATGTATAACTACATTTGA
- a CDS encoding deoxyhypusine synthase family protein, whose protein sequence is MKTAGIAEFIKHHFRHFNAAALVDAAEGYRKSLEAGGKMLLVMAGAMSTAEIGLSLAEMIRRGKVHAISCTGANLEEDVFNLVAHEHYVRIPAYRNLSPDEEQGLLKRHLNRVTDTCIPEEEAIRRIEGAMLEEWIRADREGARYFPHEFFYQLIKEEKLTSYYQIDPKDSWMVAACEKDLPIFVPGWEDSTLGNIFASHCLKGTIKNVHTVRTGIEYMLCLADWYQKTSEKGTIGFFQIGGGIAGDFPICVVPMLRQDMELRDTPLWGYFCQVSDSTTSYGSYSGAVPNEKITWEKLGIDTPRYIIESDATIVVPLIFAYVLSA, encoded by the coding sequence ATGAAAACGGCAGGAATCGCAGAATTTATAAAGCATCATTTCAGGCATTTTAACGCCGCGGCCCTCGTTGACGCGGCGGAAGGATACAGGAAATCACTGGAAGCGGGCGGAAAGATGCTGCTCGTCATGGCCGGGGCCATGAGTACCGCGGAGATCGGGCTTTCCCTGGCTGAAATGATCCGCCGCGGGAAGGTACACGCCATCAGTTGCACCGGTGCGAACCTGGAGGAGGACGTATTTAATCTTGTCGCCCACGAACACTATGTGCGCATTCCGGCATACCGGAACCTGAGCCCGGATGAAGAGCAGGGGCTTCTGAAGCGCCATCTGAACCGGGTGACAGACACCTGTATTCCTGAGGAGGAAGCGATCAGGCGGATAGAAGGGGCGATGCTCGAGGAATGGATCAGGGCCGACCGCGAAGGCGCGCGGTATTTCCCCCATGAATTTTTCTACCAGTTGATCAAGGAAGAAAAACTCACCAGTTACTATCAGATCGACCCGAAGGACAGCTGGATGGTGGCGGCCTGTGAAAAGGACCTTCCCATCTTCGTGCCCGGCTGGGAGGACTCGACGCTGGGAAACATATTCGCATCGCACTGTCTCAAGGGAACGATAAAGAACGTTCACACGGTCAGAACAGGAATTGAATATATGCTGTGCCTGGCGGACTGGTACCAGAAAACAAGCGAAAAAGGGACCATCGGATTTTTTCAGATTGGCGGCGGCATCGCCGGGGATTTTCCCATCTGTGTGGTTCCCATGCTTCGGCAGGATATGGAACTGCGCGACACGCCGCTCTGGGGATACTTCTGCCAGGTCAGTGATTCAACGACCAGTTACGGTTCATATTCCGGTGCGGTTCCCAACGAAAAGATAACCTGGGAAAAGCTCGGTATTGACACCCCGCGGTACATCATCGAATCGGATGCCACCATCGTGGTGCCGTTGATATTTGCCTATGTGCTGAGTGCCTGA
- a CDS encoding DedA family protein, with the protein MLRRLYDWVLHWAETPYGSWALFLFAFAESSFFPVPPDVLLIALAISIPARAFRYALICTTGSVMGGMAGYMIGMYFMDLVGLRILHFYDLMDTYATVGDFYKRYDALAVAVAGFTPIPYKVFTLSAGAFGINFPVFVLASTLSRAARFFLVGWLIYAFGTGIRSFIDRYFNALAILFTVLLVGGFFIIKWLL; encoded by the coding sequence ATGCTGAGACGACTGTACGACTGGGTCCTTCACTGGGCTGAGACACCCTATGGTTCATGGGCACTTTTTCTTTTCGCTTTTGCCGAATCAAGTTTTTTCCCCGTGCCTCCCGACGTCCTTCTCATCGCCCTTGCCATTTCAATTCCGGCCAGGGCCTTCAGATACGCTCTCATATGCACGACCGGTTCGGTCATGGGCGGCATGGCCGGGTACATGATCGGAATGTACTTCATGGACCTGGTCGGGTTGCGGATACTGCATTTTTATGATCTCATGGACACCTACGCGACCGTGGGCGATTTCTACAAGCGATACGACGCACTTGCCGTGGCCGTGGCGGGATTTACTCCGATACCCTATAAGGTCTTTACTCTTTCCGCAGGCGCCTTCGGTATAAATTTCCCCGTTTTCGTTCTCGCGTCCACGCTTTCCAGGGCGGCACGTTTCTTCCTGGTCGGCTGGCTCATATATGCGTTCGGAACAGGCATACGATCATTCATTGACAGATATTTCAACGCACTGGCCATTCTCTTCACCGTTCTTCTTGTCGGCGGATTTTTCATCATCAAATGGCTGCTGTAG
- a CDS encoding nitroreductase — MSDGDRHMTVNHRTGLSFTELMELRKSCRSFSGRPLGMNEKELLDSFMASQADPPFGSRTRFYLVESGVEGLKTVPGTYGVIRGATHFIVGAVNKDGANMEDFGYQFEKIILFATGLRLATCWVGGTFSRSSYADLIGLTKNEILPAVCPVGYPQETPTFRDRFMRASVGSAKRKEWKELFFSKDFRTPIDADRAGVYGRPLEMVRLAPSAVNKQPWRVVVADDRVYFFLRRTPGYRKLFPAADLQRIDMGIAMCHFDLAMREAGIDGQWEKGPAAVDTVPPRAEYCATWVRN, encoded by the coding sequence ATGTCCGATGGAGACAGGCACATGACGGTGAATCACAGAACGGGGCTCTCGTTCACGGAGCTGATGGAGCTGCGGAAGTCGTGCAGGAGTTTCAGCGGTCGGCCGCTGGGGATGAATGAAAAGGAACTTCTCGATTCGTTCATGGCGTCTCAGGCGGACCCCCCATTCGGCTCGCGGACGAGATTTTATCTCGTCGAGAGCGGCGTGGAGGGTCTGAAAACTGTTCCCGGAACCTACGGTGTGATCAGAGGGGCGACCCATTTCATCGTCGGAGCGGTGAACAAGGACGGGGCGAACATGGAGGATTTCGGCTACCAGTTTGAGAAGATCATTCTCTTCGCGACGGGTCTGCGCCTCGCTACATGCTGGGTAGGCGGGACCTTCAGCCGTTCTTCCTATGCGGACCTGATCGGACTGACCAAAAATGAGATCCTGCCCGCCGTCTGTCCCGTCGGATATCCACAGGAGACCCCGACGTTTCGCGACAGGTTCATGCGCGCGAGCGTCGGCTCGGCGAAACGGAAGGAGTGGAAGGAACTGTTTTTTTCAAAGGATTTTCGAACTCCTATCGATGCAGACCGGGCCGGCGTCTACGGTCGACCTCTCGAGATGGTCAGGCTCGCGCCGTCGGCGGTGAACAAGCAGCCCTGGCGCGTTGTCGTTGCGGACGACAGGGTATACTTCTTCCTCAGACGCACGCCGGGATACAGGAAGTTATTCCCGGCCGCGGACCTCCAGCGGATAGACATGGGGATAGCCATGTGCCATTTCGATCTGGCTATGCGTGAGGCAGGGATCGACGGACAATGGGAGAAGGGGCCCGCCGCTGTTGACACCGTTCCACCCCGGGCCGAATATTGCGCGACCTGGGTCCGAAATTGA
- a CDS encoding pyruvate carboxylase — translation MSSPQKTQDERITPKDLHSGGAATVLDKIRRAKDYLITNTERDLSQSDFKNRIMPHTQMLVAEERNNAGYFTIEISGGASVHVDMLRKQINPLEKLEILGTQMPDTMFQTLCRGINLFGYRPYPENVIRLTVRSFARYIHVWRVFDFLNYIPNMVPVLEEVRAAGCICEPSICFSTGPEHTDEYYVRKVGEILAVTGEEIILCIKNHGGLGTAKRMGDLVKAILNRYPELIIHYHGHNTDGNDIGRIVEAVRNGARIADAGDHAFTGFYGPPPVLTVLETLEEYGFTAAGIDRDAVVATSNRLRPEREHYKDFESQFLGFDPTVQVHKLPGGATGSSFEQAVKGGFLHLMPQILQEELPRVQVELGNWWSVTPGSQILWTTAVNNVLKGKRYRDANDDLKNLMLGRYGELPFYRPGDDIYETVFGSSWKSILENEGGYQRIEDVDLDIERRVLERRLGRKATDDELVLYLQHPNDAVNFFKFEEKYGKTWVLPPSVWFRKGGFTLGDRFDFTDAYGKHHRIEIGPQRRTKGGDAVTYLIIDHHPEPILTELESEGEKKERKVSLTQKEISELAQAGDVRSPIKGVVNEVPVEVGSEVSAGEVLVTLEAMKMLNNIISEINGRVTDVAVSPGDEVDVGEPLIMVEKKA, via the coding sequence ATGAGCTCACCACAGAAAACACAGGATGAACGAATTACACCGAAAGACCTCCACAGTGGCGGGGCCGCGACGGTTCTCGACAAGATCCGTCGGGCGAAGGATTACCTGATCACCAATACGGAGCGCGACCTGTCCCAGTCGGATTTTAAAAATCGTATCATGCCCCATACGCAGATGCTGGTCGCGGAGGAACGCAATAATGCGGGCTATTTCACGATCGAGATATCCGGCGGTGCGTCCGTCCATGTCGATATGCTGCGAAAGCAGATAAACCCCCTGGAGAAGCTGGAAATACTCGGGACGCAGATGCCGGACACCATGTTTCAGACGCTCTGCAGGGGTATCAACCTCTTCGGATATCGCCCGTATCCTGAAAACGTCATTCGATTGACGGTCCGGAGTTTCGCCCGATACATCCATGTGTGGCGGGTCTTTGATTTCCTGAATTATATTCCCAACATGGTTCCCGTTCTGGAGGAGGTGCGGGCGGCAGGGTGCATCTGTGAGCCGTCGATCTGTTTTTCAACGGGACCGGAACATACCGATGAATATTACGTGCGCAAGGTCGGCGAGATCCTTGCCGTGACCGGTGAAGAGATCATCCTCTGCATCAAGAACCATGGCGGGCTGGGAACGGCGAAGCGGATGGGCGACCTGGTGAAGGCGATCCTCAACCGGTATCCGGAGCTGATCATCCATTATCACGGGCATAACACCGATGGTAACGATATCGGCAGGATCGTGGAGGCCGTCAGGAACGGTGCCAGGATCGCCGACGCGGGTGATCATGCCTTTACCGGGTTTTACGGACCTCCTCCTGTACTGACAGTTCTGGAAACCCTTGAGGAGTATGGCTTTACAGCGGCCGGTATCGATCGCGATGCGGTGGTCGCCACGTCGAACAGGCTCCGCCCGGAACGGGAGCATTACAAGGACTTTGAGTCCCAGTTCCTCGGCTTCGATCCCACCGTTCAGGTTCATAAATTGCCGGGCGGCGCAACGGGTTCCAGTTTTGAGCAGGCCGTCAAGGGCGGTTTCCTGCACCTGATGCCGCAGATACTTCAGGAAGAACTGCCGAGGGTCCAGGTGGAGCTGGGTAACTGGTGGAGCGTGACACCCGGTTCGCAGATACTCTGGACGACCGCCGTCAATAACGTCCTGAAGGGGAAGCGATACCGGGACGCCAACGACGATCTGAAAAATCTGATGCTCGGCCGCTACGGGGAACTTCCTTTTTACCGACCCGGCGATGATATCTACGAGACGGTCTTCGGCTCGTCCTGGAAGAGTATCCTTGAAAACGAAGGCGGATATCAGCGGATAGAGGATGTCGATCTCGACATCGAACGGCGGGTGCTTGAACGGCGCCTGGGAAGGAAGGCGACGGACGATGAACTGGTCCTCTACCTGCAGCATCCCAACGACGCGGTGAATTTTTTCAAATTCGAGGAAAAGTATGGAAAGACCTGGGTGCTGCCGCCGTCGGTATGGTTCAGAAAAGGCGGATTTACCCTAGGAGACCGCTTTGATTTTACCGATGCCTACGGCAAACATCACCGGATCGAGATCGGACCGCAGCGAAGGACAAAGGGCGGCGATGCCGTGACATATCTCATTATCGATCACCACCCGGAACCGATCCTGACCGAACTTGAGAGCGAAGGAGAAAAGAAGGAACGGAAGGTCTCGCTTACCCAGAAGGAGATCAGCGAACTGGCGCAGGCCGGTGATGTGAGGTCGCCGATCAAGGGAGTGGTGAACGAAGTTCCCGTTGAAGTCGGGAGCGAGGTATCCGCCGGCGAGGTGCTTGTCACGCTCGAGGCCATGAAAATGCTCAACAATATCATATCCGAGATCAACGGCCGCGTGACGGATGTGGCCGTATCGCCCGGTGACGAGGTTGACGTGGGCGAGCCCCTGATCATGGTCGAGAAAAAGGCCTGA
- a CDS encoding protein-L-isoaspartate(D-aspartate) O-methyltransferase, whose amino-acid sequence MDRYAKRRLRMVDAQLRSRGIRDKRVLEAMGKIPRHLFVDEGFLERAYSDNPLPIGEHQTISQPFMVALMTEALELKGWEKILEIGTGSGYQTAILAELADRVCSIERIAPLASRARKVLDTLQYHNVLIRVGDGTYGWSEEAPFDGIIVTAGAPDVPVTLKKQLTVGGKLVIPVGDRHIQSLLRVTRLSEDMSDTRTEDLGGCRFVDLIGEHGWKG is encoded by the coding sequence ATGGACCGGTATGCAAAACGAAGGCTGAGAATGGTCGACGCTCAGCTGCGTTCTCGGGGAATACGGGATAAGCGTGTTCTGGAGGCCATGGGAAAGATCCCCCGCCATCTCTTCGTCGATGAAGGCTTCCTCGAACGGGCCTACTCGGACAATCCTCTTCCCATCGGGGAGCACCAGACGATCTCGCAGCCCTTCATGGTCGCCCTCATGACGGAAGCTCTTGAATTGAAGGGATGGGAGAAAATACTTGAAATAGGAACTGGCAGTGGTTATCAGACGGCGATACTCGCCGAACTGGCGGACCGGGTATGTTCGATCGAACGGATCGCCCCCCTCGCCTCGCGGGCACGGAAGGTCCTCGATACCTTACAATACCACAACGTATTGATACGGGTAGGCGACGGGACCTACGGGTGGAGCGAAGAGGCGCCCTTTGACGGCATCATCGTCACCGCCGGGGCCCCCGATGTCCCGGTGACGTTGAAAAAACAACTGACCGTGGGAGGCAAACTGGTGATCCCCGTGGGAGACCGACATATCCAGTCGCTGCTGCGGGTAACGCGTCTATCCGAGGACATGAGCGACACCCGAACAGAGGACCTCGGCGGGTGCCGGTTCGTCGACCTCATAGGTGAACATGGCTGGAAAGGCTGA
- a CDS encoding MBL fold metallo-hydrolase → MKLTDELYVYEWTNPFENNCNSFYIGGNVGALIDPGLRSYVPDLLKRMKNDGINEDDIRYVINTHSHPDHFDGAAYFNGRDSVSIGLNDEELAFYREIGSSMYRLFGLEAPEIDIDMVLREGDIEMGGESFRILHVPGHSPGSIALYWPSRKALFPGDVIFAQNVGRTDFPGGSGQQLKESIRTLSRLDVEYLLPGHINIVTGAESVKGNFRFVIDRIFPYI, encoded by the coding sequence ATGAAGCTGACGGATGAACTGTATGTCTATGAATGGACCAATCCCTTTGAAAACAACTGCAACAGTTTTTACATCGGTGGGAACGTGGGTGCCCTGATAGATCCTGGCCTCCGCTCTTATGTCCCGGACCTGCTGAAACGCATGAAGAACGACGGCATCAATGAAGATGATATCCGTTATGTGATAAACACGCATTCCCACCCCGATCATTTCGATGGGGCGGCGTATTTCAACGGCAGGGACTCCGTCTCTATCGGCCTGAACGATGAGGAGCTCGCATTCTACCGGGAGATCGGGTCATCCATGTACCGGCTCTTCGGCCTGGAGGCGCCCGAGATCGACATCGACATGGTCCTTCGCGAGGGCGACATCGAAATGGGAGGGGAATCGTTCCGGATACTTCACGTCCCCGGGCACTCCCCCGGCTCCATCGCCCTTTACTGGCCTTCGCGCAAAGCCCTGTTCCCGGGAGACGTGATCTTCGCCCAGAACGTGGGCAGAACGGACTTCCCCGGTGGAAGCGGACAGCAACTCAAAGAGAGCATCCGGACGCTTTCCCGGCTCGACGTGGAATACCTGCTGCCGGGACATATCAATATCGTGACGGGAGCTGAATCGGTGAAAGGGAACTTCCGGTTCGTCATCGATCGGATATTCCCCTATATATGA
- a CDS encoding alkaline phosphatase family protein, producing the protein MSRAVRGSYGPDKDDETLEPLVRADDGGNPVGRIRRGDSVIFYNIRGEREIELTRSLVERDFHEFPVENDLRLGYATMIQYHEDLPVKVAFPPEGKVRDSLCEVLAQRGKRQIKITEAEKAVHLSFFLDGKSFQPFTGEERSILPTRKDVVLFDEAPEMSIEKIRSTVIDALRDVTYDFVVVNLPNVDVVGHIENESAIRRAVEVVDETAGILLDEAGRAGVTTFVTADHGTVEKWLYPDGAIDTGHTDSPVPFMVVTGTGQVNLKKEGELADVAPTILQIFGIEKPAVMTGNTLLLDEHIAPSKRVMLLILDGWGLNDETRGNLIAASKTPVMDDLMRRHSVSRLAASGIAVGLPEGMVGNSEVGHLHIGAGRRVYSDRVRIDRAIADGSFFNNDAFLKVIDACKRSGGALHLMGIVSFFSSHGSVDHLYALMELARRQGVRDFFIHAMLGRRGEKPESGAIYIEKIEQKCRELGGGVVASVIGRYWSMDREENWDRIEKTYRMLVYGEGRPVIDFSAKG; encoded by the coding sequence ATGTCCCGGGCCGTCCGCGGATCCTACGGGCCGGACAAGGATGATGAAACGCTTGAGCCTCTCGTTCGCGCGGATGACGGGGGAAATCCGGTGGGCCGTATCAGGCGGGGGGATTCGGTCATTTTCTACAACATTCGGGGGGAGCGTGAGATAGAACTGACGCGAAGCCTCGTTGAAAGGGATTTTCACGAATTTCCCGTCGAAAACGACCTCCGTCTCGGGTACGCGACGATGATCCAGTATCACGAGGACCTTCCCGTAAAGGTCGCCTTTCCACCGGAAGGGAAGGTCCGTGACAGCCTCTGCGAGGTTTTGGCTCAGCGGGGAAAACGGCAGATAAAGATAACGGAGGCGGAAAAAGCCGTTCATCTTTCCTTCTTCCTTGACGGGAAATCCTTTCAGCCTTTCACGGGCGAGGAACGATCGATCCTTCCCACCAGAAAGGATGTCGTGCTCTTCGATGAAGCCCCTGAAATGTCCATAGAAAAGATCCGTTCCACGGTCATCGACGCCCTCCGTGACGTGACCTATGATTTTGTCGTCGTGAACCTTCCGAACGTCGATGTGGTGGGACATATTGAAAATGAAAGTGCGATCAGGAGGGCCGTCGAAGTTGTCGATGAAACGGCGGGGATCCTCCTGGATGAAGCCGGGCGGGCCGGAGTTACGACGTTCGTGACGGCCGATCATGGGACGGTGGAAAAGTGGCTCTATCCCGACGGCGCAATCGACACGGGCCATACGGACTCGCCCGTGCCATTCATGGTCGTGACGGGAACAGGGCAGGTGAATCTTAAGAAGGAAGGTGAACTTGCCGATGTCGCCCCGACGATCCTGCAGATCTTTGGAATAGAAAAACCGGCGGTCATGACGGGGAACACATTGCTCCTTGATGAACACATCGCTCCGTCGAAGCGCGTGATGCTCCTCATCCTTGATGGATGGGGTCTGAACGATGAGACGCGGGGAAACCTGATCGCCGCGTCCAAGACACCGGTGATGGACGACCTGATGCGCCGTCACAGTGTATCGCGGTTGGCCGCTTCCGGCATAGCGGTGGGGCTTCCTGAGGGGATGGTGGGAAATTCCGAGGTCGGGCACCTTCACATCGGTGCGGGAAGAAGGGTATATTCCGATCGGGTCAGGATAGACCGGGCGATAGCGGACGGCTCTTTTTTCAACAATGATGCTTTTCTTAAGGTCATCGATGCATGCAAACGCAGCGGCGGCGCTTTGCACCTGATGGGGATCGTGTCTTTTTTCAGTTCCCATGGTTCCGTTGACCATCTCTATGCCCTGATGGAACTGGCCCGGCGGCAGGGTGTGAGGGACTTCTTTATCCATGCCATGCTCGGGCGGAGGGGGGAGAAACCGGAAAGCGGCGCCATATATATTGAGAAGATCGAACAGAAATGCCGGGAACTGGGCGGCGGGGTGGTCGCCTCCGTCATCGGCCGTTACTGGTCCATGGACCGGGAAGAGAACTGGGACCGGATAGAAAAGACCTATCGCATGCTTGTCTACGGAGAGGGAAGACCGGTGATTGATTTTTCCGCAAAGGGTTAA